CTGTATCGAGACGGCGGACGAACACTCGGCGGCAGAACATGCCGGCGCCATGGCCGCACGCTTGCGCAGCGAAGCGCCGCAACTGAATCTCCGCGCCGCGCCGGTCTACCGGTTGCTCTGGCGCATGCAAGCGACAGAAGCCCCGGCGCCCTGCGCGGACGAAGACGGTGCCGTCACCGCTGGGGCATGACGCCCGCCTGCTTGGCGACCTTCTGCCACTTGCCGGACTCGCTGCCCATGAAGGCGAGAAACTCCTCTGGCGTGCTCGACCGCGGCTCGAGTCCCTGGTCCATGAAGCGTTTCTGCACGTCGGGCAGGGCGATGATGCGAACGATCTCGCGGTTGAGCCGGGCGACGATAGCGCGCGGCAGCTCGGCCGGTCCGGCTATGCCGTACCAGGTGACGACTTCGAAGCCAGGCAGCGTTTCGGCCACCGCGGGAACGTCGGGAATCACCGGGGAACGCTTCGATCCGCCGGTGGCGATGATTTTCAGTTTGCCCGCCTTCACCAAACCCAAAACCGACGGCATGCTGTTGAACATGAACTGCGTTTCGCCCGCGACCAGACCGGTGATCGCCGGGCTGGTGCCTTTGTACGGCACGTGCACGATATCGATTCCGGCCATCGCCTTGACCAATTCGCCGCCCAGGTGATTCGGACTGCCGGTGCCGACCGAGGCGAAGTTGTAGGCGCCCGGCTTGGCCTTGGCCGCGGCGATCAGTTCCTTCATGTTGGTGGCCGGAAACGAGGGATGTGCAACCAGGATCTGCGGGCTGATGACCAGCAAACTGATGGCGGCGAAATCCTTCACCTCGTACGGCGGCTTGGGTGCGACCAGCGGTGC
The Betaproteobacteria bacterium genome window above contains:
- a CDS encoding tripartite tricarboxylate transporter substrate binding protein — translated: MTHGAPWRAWALLVSVSASLPQPQPQEYPTRPLRLIVPYPAGGPTDFVGRTVAQKLSESLGQQVVVDNRAGAAAMIGHELGAKATPNGYTLLFATGGGMVIAPLVAPKPPYEVKDFAAISLLVISPQILVAHPSFPATNMKELIAAAKAKPGAYNFASVGTGSPNHLGGELVKAMAGIDIVHVPYKGTSPAITGLVAGETQFMFNSMPSVLGLVKAGKLKIIATGGSKRSPVIPDVPAVAETLPGFEVVTWYGIAGPAELPRAIVARLNREIVRIIALPDVQKRFMDQGLEPRSSTPEEFLAFMGSESGKWQKVAKQAGVMPQR